AGTTTCGCCACAGCACTTAGTTGCTCGGTATAATGGGGTAATTTGCCCGGTGGCACACAAATAATAAGGGTGTCGGCGTTTAACTCACTTGGCCAACGCGCAGGCATGGCGTGATTGAGTTCCCATAATAAAGTGGTAATGCCTTGCTTATTTAAGCGCTCGGCTTTTTCGGGCGTCGTGGTGGTGCCACTCACTTGATAGCCTAAGCGTTGCAAAGTCAGCGCTAAGGGTTCACCTAACCAGCCTAAACCCACAATAGCGACGCGTTCGGCGTTAGGCTGTTCATTAATAGACATAATTAAGCTCATTAGAAGTCACAAGGGCCGTTGGCTGACCTAACATACTTTGGTAAATGACCGAGTAATAAAGCACATTTTGTACATAGCCGCGGGTCTCTCGATAAGGAATATTCTCTACCCACACATCGAGTGGGCGCGAGGCACTGTTGCGCAACCACGCATCAATGCGACTTGGGCCTGCGTTATAAGCGGCAATGGCGGCCACTCGATTATTACTATAGCGGTCGAGCATTTGCTTAAAGTAGCTAGAGCCGAGCTTAATATTAACCTCGGCGCGATATACATCAGAGGGGTGTTTAAAGTCGCTAATATTAAATTTTCTTGCCGTATCTTTCGCTGTCCCTGGCATTAATTGCATTAAGCCCCCCGCCCCTACCGGAGAGCGCGCTTGTTCATAAAAGGCACTTTCTTGGCGAGTAATGGCAAATAAGGTTGCGGCATTAATACCCAACTTTTGTGCTTGATTTTGAAAGGTTTGGCGATACACCAGCGGAAAACGCAAGTCTAAATGGTCCCAAGCGCGCAAACGAATACTGGCTTGAATCGACTTATCAAACCAACCCAGCTTGTAAGCTAAACTGCCAAGCAACAAGCCCTCGTTTTCAGTGACCTTGCCTAATAAGTGATACCACTCACTGCGCGCAGCATTTTTATCACCTATGGCTAGCCATTCTTCGGTGCGAGCAAACGCCGGCCAGCGACTGCGCGCTTCGCTAAGAGCCGGCGCAGGCGGTAAATTCTTTTTCATAAAGGCATAAGGCGCTTGACTACGCTGGGCGGCTAAAAAGCCATAGTAATCTCGCTGGCTGGCTGCTAACTGCCAGGCTTTATCACCATCGGTATGGCGCTGTTGGGCTTTAAGCGCCCGCCCACGCCAATACTGCCAGCGGCTATCTTGCTGAGTACTCGCCGGCAACTTGGCTATCCAGCCGGGCAAACTTGCCCAATCTTGCTCCCAAATCGCTAAGCGCGCTCTTAATTCAAATAAGCTTTCATCCCCCACTTCTGGTAAACGGGCGTCAAGCCAGCTGCGATAGTCATGGGTACGATTAAACATTAGGCGCTGCGCGAGTGCTTGTTCAATGCGTGCCACTTGGCGCTGAGTTAAGCCAACTTGGCGCTGATATTTGGGGTATACGCTCATCACTTGGCTAGGTTCAGTGTTAGCCAGTTTTGCTAGGGCATAACTGAGTGCCGTTTTTTGCGCTTCGCCCTTAACTGCCACTAAGTCACTACTGATTAATTGATAAGGGTTGCCCTGCACGGATTTTAAGAAGTCGCCGGCGGGGCGAGCGGTAACACTTAATTGGCGATATAAATAATCTACTAAGCTGTTATTGCCACTTTGATAGGCCAATAGCATGCGCTGCCAAATATCTTCATCGGTGCGCCCGCCTGCGCTTTTCCATGCATCAAATAAAGGATCACAGGCCGAGGCACGAGAGCCGCCATGCAACCACATTAATTTAGCCCCCGCGATGGCGGTATTTTTATCTCCTAGCGCCCATTTAGCGCGGTAATGGGCACATTGCAGCACTTCACTATTAGGCACCTCGGGATACAGAGCAAGAAACTCGCGCCAGCGCTGCTCGTGCACTAATCGATGCAAATAACGCCCTTCTAAGCGATCTGCAAGTAGTGAGTTGGGATAGCGGCGCATAAAATTTTCTACTTCAGCGGTGCTAAGTTGGCTAAGGCGATCCGCTAAATATTGGTAATCTAAATAAATAGTCAGCGGATAAGCATCCAAACCCGTGCGCAGTTGTTGATAACGCAACAGCTCGTTACTGGTTAACGCCTGCTCGGCTTGGCGATATTGTTCTCGCAATGGGGATGGTTGGGCGCTCGCGCTCATGGCCACTAATAACAAACCTAATCCTAACCAAGCTTTCACAGGCGCACCCTTAAATGTCAAATATATGACTATCCTATGTAATAGAAGTAACACTGCCAATGGCCTTAGAAAAATAAACTTTGCAAACCGGTCAATTAAAGTCGCAGCTCGTGCCAGGGAGGATCCAAAATTCAAAAAGAGCAGCTAGGATAAAGAACAGCTAGTCAGGATAAGCGCGAGCTGTTAGGTTAATACCAGCAGACAAAGTTTATCCATTCGAGTCTGGCTTATCGCGGTCGACTTTGGCAAGACTTAAATATGGGGAGCGGCGACTGGCTCACAATTTTTTAACAGCCATCGGTAATCGCCATAAAATGTTGATATAGATCACATTATTTAGTCTGGGTCAGGGTAGTCTGAAGTTGTACACAAACATGAGCACACCCAGGGGGTATTTATGTCCATTACTATCACTAGCACCGTCATCGACATTTCTCCCGCCATCCGTGAACGGATTGAGAGTCGCTTTGCTAAACTGGCTCGTCGCCAAGTGGATTTGATCACACCACATGTGATTATTAATAAAGAAGGCCTTAAGTACCAGGTTGAAGCCACCGCCGGTGTACGCAACGACACCCTTTTTGCTAAAGCTGAAGACGATAACCTCTACGCTGCTATTAAAGACTTAGGCCAAAAGCTAGAGCGCCAATTGAATCGCTATGCAGATAAACCCTTAGCTCAACGCGCCGTCGCTGCTGGCGCCGCTGGAGCGGGTATTGCTAGCGCCGATGATACTGAACTCACTGATGAAGAAGCAGAATTTGATTACGAATTTGACGAAGAGGAATAGCTTTCATCTCTTAACGCGTTCATAAATTATTCACTCAAATAACTAAAAAAAGGCCGAATTATTTCGGCCTTTTTTACGTTTAGCGCTGACGTTATCCAGCGCTTAGCGGCCACGGCGCTAACAATAGTCTGGTGCGCGATAATAAAAAGCGTCAAAAGTATCAAATACCCTAAAGTCAGGGCGCTTTTAGTGCGGCTTAAGGGGGATTTTTGCTAAGATAGTTAACGCCTAGAGATGAGCTTCTTTCACTGTCATTATAAGCGCAGGCTTATTAGCCAAGCCGGTATGAAAGCCGCTGTTGATGGCAGTAAAAGACACTCAGTGAGGGTGTTAAAGGTAAATAGGTTAATTTAATAATCGTGGCCCTGAATAAGGGACACGTTAGATTATATTTTGTTGATAAGGGAAGTCCCATTGATAAATCTGGATGAGATCAGAGCTCAAATCACTCGCTTAGACAAGGAGCTATTAACGCTGCTGGCTAAACGCAAAGGCTTAAGCTTAGATGTGGCGCGCAGCAAATTACAACACCCACGCCCAATTCGTGACCAAGAACGCGAGCAAGCGCTGTTAGTAGAGCTGATTAATCAAGGGCGCGCGCTTGGCTTAGATGCCCATTATGTGACGCAGATTTATCACACCATTATTGAAGACTCGGTATTATCACAACAAGCCCTGCTACAAGAGGTGTTAAATCCACAAGCCAGTAGCCCGGCCATTAGCGTGGCCTTTTTAGGCTTGCGTGGCTCTTATTCTAATATGGCGGCTCGTAAGTATTTATCGCGCTATAAAGCCACCTTAGTTGAGCATAACTGCGAAAGCTTTCAGCAAATTTTTGACACGGTAGAATCCGGCCAAGCGCAATATGGCATTTTGCCAATTGAGAACACCAGCTCCGGCGCCATTAATGATGTGTTTGATCTTATTCAACACACCAGCCTGTCCATTGTGGGTGAGCTTACTCAGCCCATAGAACATTGTTTATTAGTCGCGGTAGACACAGAAGTGAGTAAGCTCAGCACGCTTTATACTCATCCCCAAGTGTATCAGCAATGCTCACAATATCTGTCTACCTTGCCTGGCGTAAAAGTGGAGTTTTGTGCCGCCTCTTCTAATGCCATGGAATTAGTCGCGCAGTTAAGACGCCCTGATATTGGCGCTATGGGCAGTGCCGATGGCGGTGCGCTACATGGCCTCACCCCCTTAGTGAGTGGGTTGGCTAATCAAAAGCAAAATATGACCCGCTTTATTGTGGTGGCAAGAAAGCCTGTAGAAGTGGCCATGCAAATCCCGGCTAAAACCAGTTTTATTATGTCTACGGGTCAACAAAGTGGCGCCTTAGTCGAAACCTTATTAGTGCTGCGCAATCATGATATTCCCATGACGAAGCTGCAATCTCGCCCTATTATCGGTAATCCGTGGGAAGAGATGTTTTATGTAGATGTAGCGGCAAATGTAAATAGCCCCGCGATGCAAGCGGCGCTGAGCGAGCTAAAAGACATAGTGCACTTTATTAAAATTTTAGGCTGCTACCCTAGCGATGAAGTGAGCCCAACTCGTATCTCTTCTAAGCTGCTCAATCAAAGCCCTGCGCCTATTGAGCCTAATGCTTCAGCCCCGCTTAAAAGCCCCACACTGGCCTTACAAGTCGGTCGCTTTAGCGTAAGCCCACAAGAGCCTTTATTAGCGGTGCTCCTTACTCAGTGGCCAGAGCGAGTGAGCTTAGCGGAAGTGGCACGCCAAATTAAAGAACAAGGCGGCCATGTGTTAGGCGTGCCTTGTTTTGGTGAAGGTGATAGTCAATTTGAGCAATCGCGTTTACAACAACTCAGCGAAGTAGCGAAACAGTTTGATTTAGCGACCTTAACCTACGTTCATAATAGTGAGCAATTACCTCGTGCTGCCGAGTCCTTAGATGTGCTGCTACTCGCGCCAAATGAGGGCGCGCGTGAAGCCTTGCTCACAGCGGCGGGACGCAGCACCCGACCTGTGCTGTTACCCTTAGCCGAGAGCCATGCTCAAACCTTGGCCGATGCCGAGCGTTTATTAGCCCAAGGCAACCAACAGCTCGCCTTAATAGATACGCAAAGTCGACCCTTAGCCGACTTATTACGTTTACAACAACACACTCGGCTGCCTTTATTAAGCCAACTAGCACCACAAGAGGATGTGCTGGCAGAGTTAGGCGTGGTGTTAAAAGGCGTGGGCATTCAAGGGTTTTGCTTAAGCGTGGAAGATGAAGATAACTTGCACGCTTTGGGTCAATTAGCGCAGCGCTTATATCAAGATTAATATAACAACCGCGCCCTCCCTATAAAAAAACCGAGCCATAACCAGCTCGGTTTTTTTAAAGATTAAAGATTTCTTAGCCACGGAATACTCGGAAAATAAGCCAAAGTAACAATTAAAGAGCTGCTCTGGCATGGGCAGAAGTAAGCTAAGCCTTGTAACTCTACTTTTAGCAGCAGTCTCAGCTAAGCAGAGTGGGAATAAGGGAATATTAACTTACTAGCAGCTGAACGCTTTACTATCT
This genomic window from Oceanisphaera avium contains:
- a CDS encoding transglycosylase SLT domain-containing protein; protein product: MKAWLGLGLLLVAMSASAQPSPLREQYRQAEQALTSNELLRYQQLRTGLDAYPLTIYLDYQYLADRLSQLSTAEVENFMRRYPNSLLADRLEGRYLHRLVHEQRWREFLALYPEVPNSEVLQCAHYRAKWALGDKNTAIAGAKLMWLHGGSRASACDPLFDAWKSAGGRTDEDIWQRMLLAYQSGNNSLVDYLYRQLSVTARPAGDFLKSVQGNPYQLISSDLVAVKGEAQKTALSYALAKLANTEPSQVMSVYPKYQRQVGLTQRQVARIEQALAQRLMFNRTHDYRSWLDARLPEVGDESLFELRARLAIWEQDWASLPGWIAKLPASTQQDSRWQYWRGRALKAQQRHTDGDKAWQLAASQRDYYGFLAAQRSQAPYAFMKKNLPPAPALSEARSRWPAFARTEEWLAIGDKNAARSEWYHLLGKVTENEGLLLGSLAYKLGWFDKSIQASIRLRAWDHLDLRFPLVYRQTFQNQAQKLGINAATLFAITRQESAFYEQARSPVGAGGLMQLMPGTAKDTARKFNISDFKHPSDVYRAEVNIKLGSSYFKQMLDRYSNNRVAAIAAYNAGPSRIDAWLRNSASRPLDVWVENIPYRETRGYVQNVLYYSVIYQSMLGQPTALVTSNELNYVY
- the hpf gene encoding ribosome hibernation-promoting factor, HPF/YfiA family; translation: MSITITSTVIDISPAIRERIESRFAKLARRQVDLITPHVIINKEGLKYQVEATAGVRNDTLFAKAEDDNLYAAIKDLGQKLERQLNRYADKPLAQRAVAAGAAGAGIASADDTELTDEEAEFDYEFDEEE